Genomic segment of Pelmatolapia mariae isolate MD_Pm_ZW linkage group LG6, Pm_UMD_F_2, whole genome shotgun sequence:
ggatacaaccaatgttccctctaagctgcgcacgtgcgcaattgtgcactgctggcacggtctctgtgcacagaaaatctgtgttgcgcacaaaaaaaaatctaacctgatttgaaattaaaattaatactttaacaattatGTTTTGCAGTgctagtcagtaagtgactggctgctcccgtatgggattagaacgattccaccttatcccatagtccagccaatgatgcgatttacattcgtatatatgcagctaatcaacgtggttgacaggctatgacagcgtccttatgtgccgacaccggtgttttagctagcaaagcggcgtggctgatgtggagtgaagccacgttaatgacaacgtgtacaaccattggagatgtgagcagcacagacggaacaattacggaaaaagtgtggactttataccagtttttaaattgtgttgatcggccacgtaaaaccagagttatgataaaaatatctgcaatgtttggttttcttcctgaatactatcgttgtttatatttactgcgggaagaaacggtaaaaacggcgttttataagaaaaacgctcgaaagcactctccacctgtgagcaaaaacaaactcctcccacctttcctattcgtccaaaaaagtaccatgtcgaccaatcaaaaaatgatatggcaacatgacatctagttgttaagaaacggggggaagttttaggagtgacggcgtgttttgagatgtgagtgatttgagacgtttagcgcaaatcttgtgtagttagtgtgtagttagtgtgtagtgtagtcaatagttttgttgtgtgtgtcagaacaatgaggcgactgctgaatgttacaggtgttacaggagtgatacatctcctgttgtcaggcctgcaggtatcaggctgttgttctcctttatctcatagtggacacaaattattttttggagtggcacaaataatttgtgtggcatcagacttgatgcagaacagctgattgttctgtaaatagaccacagactcataatacaagtcagagctttttttaaaaagaaagaaagttgtgttttcaaaattggagttcaagttatttttacttccaatagtgttaacatactacacaggtcatgaacaagattttttttttacattttcattgtaagtgggctaaagcagttaattaaaagtagtctaacataaatgtaaatgctgtaatttgattatcttaataaaccatgtaacttggatggattcaatgctggcgtgaccacattgcacacgtctgatgtcgctcacagtggtccaagggaccgctcagggagtttgtgtgttcgctcagacacgtgaaaaattagagggaacattggatacaacctttgttttttcaataggaagagggccatgtgacacatcaaacttattggtaatgtcacaagaaaaacaatggtgtgcttggtttcaacgtaactttattctttcatgagttatttacaagtttctgaccacttataaaatgtgttcaatgtgctgcccattgtgttggattgtcaatgcaaccctcttctcccactattcacacactgatagcaacagcgcaggagaaatgccagcacaggcatccagtatccgtagtttcaggtgctgcacatctcgtatcttcacaccatagacaattgctttcatctaggaatgctcggacctggcacccataatgtggtggtgcaccatcttgctggaaaaactcagggaacgtgccagcttcagtgcataaagagggaaacacatcatcatgtagcaatttcaaatatccagtggccttgaggtttccattgatgaagagtggacccactatcgttgtaccccatataccacaccaaaccatcacttttgttgttccaacagtcttggagggatccatccaatgtgggttagtgtcagaccaatagcggtggttttgtttgttaacttcaccattcacataaaagtttgcctcatcactgaacaaaatcttctgcgtgaactgagggtcctgttccaatttttgttttgcccattctgcaaattctgtgcgccgatctgggtcatcctcgttgagatgctgcagtagctggagtttgtaagggtgccatttgtgagtagctaatatccgccgaagggatgttcgactaatgccactctccagtgacatgcggcgagtgctacgctgtgggctcttgctgaatgaagctaggacagccactgatgtttcttcattagtgacagttttcttgcgtccacattttggcaaatccaacactgaaccagtttcatgaaacttagcaagcagtttgctgactgtagcatgggagatgggtggtctcgtagggtgtcttgcattgaaatctgctgcaatgacccggttactgcgttcaccagatatcaacacaatttcgatccgctcctcatgtgttaacctcttcgacatgtcaatggctgtgaacacagagaaacttgtaaataactcatgaaagaataaagttatgttgaaaccaagcacaccgttgtttttcttgtgacattaccaataagtttgatgtgtcacatggccctcttcctattgaaaaaacaaaagttgtatccaagatggccgacttctaaatggccaccatggtcaccacccatcttgaggagatACAGATATAGAATACACATTTGAAATTAAGAAATATGTACAGGTTATGAGAGTGTGGGGAGGAAAGAACATGATGTGCACAGTGCTTGTACTGAATCAAGTGTCCAAAGTTATTGTAGCCTGAGTAAATACTCAGGTGTGTCACTGTGTGTTAACTGAGCAGTGAGCAGGGTGAGGGACCattgttttgctttattttgctgTTCCTAGGGCTGCGcttttctggacagagatctcagatgttgttcctggatctgctggagccactcacctagCTTGGGGGTCCCTGCACCGAATGctctgattaccactgggaccactgttaccttcaccctccacatcttctccagctcGTCTCTCAGCTTCTCATGTTCCTCCCTAATGTTGCTATGACTCAGTATAGCTAAATGTATTAACAACTACTGTGTCCCGTTGGATAGCAGTCGCCCTTTTGTCTGTTTCTGGACGTCCCACAAGATCTCAGCTCAGTCATTCTCAACCACTCTAGGGAGCATATCCCGATTCAACCTCAGGACGTCCAGGCCATACTCGACACAGATGTTCCTATATGCTATACCAGcgacttggttatggcgttccatgtatgtaCTGCCTGCTGGCATCTCataccctgctgttatgtgccggattgtctcaggggcatctttacacagcctgaacctggggtcttgcctggtgttgTCAGTGTGCTCAGAGGTtcttcctgtgctgccatgattagtgcctctgtgctgtttttCCATGATGGttactgttctttttcctcttgtgtctgtgaaggttctcagtcctccaggtcattgtagtctaaggagcttggaaagaaaagcgtctggacttctttaactttcttgaagacatttcatccgagaagcttcttcagttctaagatcaactggtggagagtcccagattttaagcactatgggagtgtccccccaagagggtcatggacctcctattgatcctctacctaatcacacgagccaaggtgtgacaACAGGTGGGGGTTGTCACACCTTGCATGCATGGTAAAGAGCTTTcgtgtcttgatgtcagtggcttctatctcctcctttggccagcttattatcccagcaaggtgcctgatcacaggcagggcATGGGTGTTGATAgcctggatcttgttcttacttacgttcagctgactcctcaggacttgcctgaccctctgcatgtacttggtggttgcagctttcctagtgaCCTCTTCATGGTTCCAATTTGCCTGTGGtgccccaggtacttgtaactgtccttaATATCTGCAATGCCACCTTCTGGTAATGTAATCTCCTCacttctgactaccttccctctctttgttactatccgactacacttctctaATCTGAATGACATTCTGATGTCGCTGCTCTACATCCTAGTGGTATGAATCAGTCGATGTCTTCTCCACTCCTGGCAttcagcttgatgtcatccaaaGAGAGGAGGTGGCTAACAATTGCTCCATTCTGTAGTCGGTATTCGTAGCCTCTCTTGTCAACAATCTggctgaggtggttcaggcccATGCATAACAGCAGTAAGGACAAAGCATCTCTTTGGTAAATCTCTCACTTTATGGTGACTTGTGTAATTTGCTTGAAGGTGGCCTAAGgttcctgttgatcttgtataaTTCTAGTATAGGAGCTGAGGCAGGATGGGACTTTTCCATCCTGATAATCCTTGAGGATAAGGGCTAtcagttagccattctgggtgtgtCTCATCCATTAGCAGCAGGTATATTTGTGCTGCTAGACACATGTGGAATGCAGTTAGCGTCATGTCAAGGGCTGGTACTGTCCATCTCTTCATACTTGAGACTCTTTCTTGGATGTCtcccactgtgatggttactggatcCTGTTCAGGGAGATTGATATGGTCTGCtcttagatccactagccaGTGAACATTGTTGTTATAAGTTGAGTCTTCTCCCATATGGTCTTCTAGTATTGCTCATTCTCCAACTTTGGTGGGGCTGCTCTCAAATTGTTTTCCTACCATTGACACTACACCTCAGTGGAGAACAGTTGGTTTATTCTCCTGGCTTCCATCCTTCTCATATACCTCTTCAAATGGGtagccaaggctgtgagtctttgcttagCAGTTctcaaggcctcaggtatggacagcttgctgtgcTTCTTAGTCACCCATTTCTTAATCACAACTTTCTGCCACTAACTTCTGTGTCTAGATtttggctgttcaacttgtagccaagcatctcaagAATGTCACCCAATCTAGGAGGGTGGGGATGATGACGGCTTGACGTCCTGGCACACCTTGGCGGAGCACTTGTGTTGTACCTCATTAATCTCTAAGTAACACTAAACTACTAGTTGTTTTGCCATTGGTCCAAATGTTGGGTGTCAAAGAATGGGTGTCCATAGGTTCCACATCCTCTTCATGTAACCCTTTGAGCTGGAATTACTTTCCATTCCAACAGGTCCCCATTCTCATCCCTTGTTCACTTATGGATTCTTGTTCCACTTCTCATCAATGTATCCTAGTTCCTCTGCACCTGACGCAGACCTTGTTAATCCAGGTGAAATCTGACATAGTATGTCTTCAGTGCACTTTCTACATGTTTCCTCTTACTATTCAGATCGACATCCCTCCTAAAAACCTTTCTGTGAAACCCATCATACTTAACATTTAGTATTTTCTGGgtcttaaccctttaaaaccggtcggagcgggtacgctccgttttgcgtaactatttttaaatcccagtagctctgcaaccacgtaagctagagcaataattttttttgcatatgaaaccggaggagttgtacttacatcttatgccatcagcttgtcctaggtcacggtttccttccacatatggctttgcaaaaattgcataaaaagcgcttgcagcaacaaaaacataatattccagaaacacgctttgccgatccgatcagctgttcataacacttcctacgttggaatagacgtcagtgcgaactttcgcatgtccaccattacctgcccgaaaccggaagtgacgtcattttcgcggaaatgtagttgtttttactatcagggcctcagagcctgtactggtgtttttaaaagttatctttgacttcatgactttctgtgtcgtttctgggatgcttagaactcaaattgcactgctggaaatagtttattttgatgcatatgctgcttttttgcaaatttgcactataatatttattttcgtttttcctgcagtatataaaaattggtgtatttcaaaaataaaactatgaagacactcaaaataaatttcctgtggtgggaaactattttgtgcaacttttttgtatttacagttttgagggataagcctcttaaatttctctaactagaaatatatgttaaaaaaacaaaaacaattttcaatttctttgtagtttattgcacttttttgcaatttatgtaattactatgcacttaatgcatacatattattaaaatttgggctataatggttgtatcgatgtatatcaacttgaaatgctcccaaaattggcactacagcatgtaaaaatataatataagctctggcggacttggttctatggtaggtcttaaagggttaataagTGCTCTGAGCTCATCCTTCATATTGTCCAAGAACATCACATAATGACAGTGGAATGGTCAGCTTATATTTCCTCATCTCGCTCATCACCAGCTCTGGAGCTAAGTCATCCCTCAGCCCAGCTGTCTCCTCTGTAGCTCGTCAATGATAACAAGTGCTGTTCCATGTAGTATCACTGATATTCTCAGTACCGTAAAGTAGTCTTGTGTGTAAACACTGGACTctaaaatagcaaaaaaaatgaaaatcccAGGAGTAAAAAAGGAGTGacaaataacaaaacaacaaagcatGAAAGAGCTACTGTAACTGCTGTGACTCAGCAAGGCAATTTAGTGGTTAACCAAAGCACTCTCATAGGTATTGAAAGTTTGCAAAGATGCAAACTTACAAAGAAAATAGTCAGCAGTTAGGGGTTAGATGTCCTTTGCCACAGTTATTAGTGAATGGATTAGAGCTATATTTTAAAACAATCTACTCAAATAATCTTAGAAGTTATGGTGAAGGCTGAAGTCAACTCTTGTACTGTTTTAGagtaacaaaatgaaaagattTTGCCAAACATAATTCTGGagcaatatataaaaataagtaCAGTTTCCTCCTGTTTGCGAGGGGTAATCTTCTTACTTGAGAGTCTCTAGTCCACAGTCAGAATCCTTCAGTCCAGCAGAGAGTAGTTTCACTCCTAAATCGTGCAGATCGTTGTTACTCACGTCCAGGATTCTCAGACTTAACACCTGGGAGCTGAGTACTAACGACAATTGGCGGCAGCATTTCTCTGTAAGGCCAGTTTGATTCAacctgatgaaaaaaaaagatttttcttgTAGCCTTAGTTTATCTTTTTATAATCAAGGTAAGTATAAATAGTGCAACAGAACACTACATACACATTTCACAATGTGATCTGACCTGAGCGTCTGTAGGTTACAGTGATGATGAACCATTCCAGCAGAGAGTAGCCTCACTCCTGAATCCTTCAGgtcattgttactcaggtccaggtCTCTCAGACTGGAGAACTGGGAGTTGAGAAATAGTGAGAAGTCCTGGCAACATTTTTCTGTGAGATTGGTTTGATTCAACCTGACAGAAAGCAATGAACAGCAATAAATATGCTTGAATTTATATACTGTCCACCTGTTTGCAGTCAGACAGTATGAATTCCTATACAGTTGTTGTTATGAGTTAAagtacaaacaaacaatgaTGATAAATGATAAACATGGAACACAATCCACTGCAGCATTATAATACAACATTTCAGCTTACCTGAGGCTCTGTAGTGTACAGTGAGGAGTCTCCAGTATTGCAGAGAGCAACTTCAGACCCAATCCCTGCAAATTGTTGTTACTCAAGTCCAGTTCTCTCAGATTGGAGGACTGGGAACTGAGAACTGAAGACaaagcttcacagcttctctctgacagATTACAGCCACTCAATCTGTAGAGGAAATAGTGATGCTGTTTATATGCTATAAAAAACTACTGTAGTAattataaaatgaataattataatattattgTTTGAACAAATTTCCTCATGAGATATAATGACTACTACTTTtacataatttaaataatttaacaaaaactagCACCTGTGATGCCATTGCAATATCTAGTTATCTGTGCACCTACAGAGCTTTggtggaggctttgaccactggcaaaAGCCTCAAAAAAGCTTCTTCTGAAGCAGAAGCAGaatatttcttcaggtcaaaaaCATGCAGATCttcttctgatgacagtaagatgaagaccaaaGCGGCCCACTGAGCTGGAGAAAGTTCATATGTGGAGAGGCTTCCTGAACTTAGatactgttggatctcctctattagagaacgatcatttagttcattcagacagtggagaAGATTAATGTTTCTCTCTGgagacagattctcactgagcttctccttGATATACTGGATTGTTTTCTGGTTGGTTTTTGACCGACAGTCTGTTTTTTTCAGTAGGCTCTGTAGTTTAtcctgattggtctgcagtgaaagacccaagAGGAAGCgaaggaacaagtccaggtggcCGTTTGAACTCTGTAAGGCCCTGTCAATCGAAATTTTGTTGATCTTCTTTGAAGATATTTTACTGAAAAGCAGTCGAAGGTTTTTCAGAGACAGTGGCGGTGAAAGCATCACATTTTTGTTGCTATTTATAAGCGACATCCTCACAtaaagagcagccagaaactcctgaacgcTCAGATGGACGAAGCTGAACATCTTGTCTTTCCCTTTCCTTCCTCGATCTTCTTTGAAGATCtctgtgaacactcctgagcaCACCGAGGCTTCACTGAAATCAATGCCGCTCTCTCTCAGATCTTtctcatagaagatcaggttgcCCTTTTGCAGCTGCTCAAAGCCCAGTTTTGCTAATGACTTAATGTATTGAATGCTCTTCTCTGGGCCATACTTTTCTTTTGTCCGATCAATCTGAAACACCAGGAACTCTGCgtacatctcagtcagagtcttgggcagctctcctccctctctggttttcaacacatcctccagaactgttgcagtgatccagcagaagactgggatgtggcacatgatgtggaggcttcgcgATGTCTCAATATGGGAGATGAGTTTGTCAGCTTGCTCCTTACCTTTGAATCTCTTTTTGAAGTACTCCTCTTTCTGTGGGTCTGTGAACCCCCTGACCTCAGTTGTACTGCTGATAAACTCtcgagggatctgattggctgctgcaggccGTGTGGTTACCCAGATGCGAGCAGAGCGTAGCAGTTTCCCATTGATGAGTTTCCTCAGCAGGACATCTGTTTTAGTTGCCTTTGTTACATCGACAGAGCGAATGTCTTCAGAATGAAGGTCGAGATGAAGGCGGCTCTCATCCAGCccatcaaacacaaacagaagttTGAATTTACTCTTGTCATAGTTGGTGATTCCTGATGACTGAACATCTGTAAAGATGTAATTCAGAGCCTCCTGTGGGATGCCTACAGTTTCTGGGATGCATTCATGAATGAGCTCTGCCAAACTGAACTTTTCTCCCTTCAGAGGATTCAGCTGACGGAAGGTGAAGGGGAAAATCAGATGCACATCTTGATTGGATCTTTGTTCAGCCCAGTCCAAAACAAACTTGTGAACAAGGAAGGTTTTTCCAATTCCTGCGATTCCATTGGTCATCACTGTTTTGATGGGTCTGTAGTCTCCTGAAGGATGTTTGAACATGTCTGTGGGTCTAATGGGTTTCTCTGGTTCTGCTGGCTTCCATACTTTCTCAATCTGCCGgacctcatgctgtgtgttgaTATGTACATCATACCCAGCTGTGATGTACAGCTCTGTGTAGATATCAACCAGACGCTGTTTATCTTCTGCCCAACCTTCTTGTGCACACATAAACTTGTCCTGGAAGTTTGATTGAAGCATTTGCTGGAAAAACTTGATGGGGCGAGGCTCTGGTACTGGAACCACCACATCTGTATCAAACATGAGGGGAAAAATACAAAGTGTGATGTGTATATTTCACAAATACCCATGTTGTTGTTGGAAGCAGTAAACACAACGTTCCATAAAGTTAAGCTTTCGTTGTTCAGAGGAAGATCAATAATACAACAgcactggtaaaaaaaaaaaaaatgttaagcCAGAGTTAAAATGTCCTCAGGGTACTGAATTTAGTGAATCCCTGGCCCCTGGATCCAGCCCTCTGGATGAAACTACTTGCTTGTAAGGAACCTATGTCACACAGCAAGCAGGTAATGCTCATTATGAGGTGGCCTCACTTCCTTGTGACAATTAAAGCCCACACAGCAGATATTGCTGCATTGCAACAGCAGTTTACTTATGTATTCTCCCCTCTGCCAGGCTGACCATCCTCATAAAATACTTCTGTGATCTCAGAAGGACCTGACACAACTCCGTAACtgtggtttgtgttttttttattgttatcacACAATCTGCTTTATGTCACCTTTACCAAAACCCTTAATATTATTGTCTAAATTTATCATGTGTGTCCAGCACTTTGGCCAGtggttgctgtttttaaagtgctctataaataaagttggctcAGTTAGACAAAAGAACTGGTAGTTGACTTCAGAAGGAGGAAGTCTGAGCAGCCTGTCAGCATCAATGGGGAGTGTgtggaaagggtctccagtttcAAGTTTCTGGGTGTGCACATAGTGTCAAGAAGGGGTGATTTTGGGTTTAAGTTGAAATAAGGGGCTTTATGATGACTTTCTGGGTGTTTGATAATTTAGCTATGATAAAACTTACTCATAAGTAATTGCTTTTATGCTTAAACTTAATTgattgaaaatgtttgttttctctttgatgTTGGATATATGGAGCAACtgcctctctccccctccctctcctgttgctgcttcaatcatgaaactgatcaatgatcagctgatcggcttttctgtcgcgagtccgtctctcttgtttgtttattgctcacttcgcgccagaaagaggaaaccagcggataaacATCAGCAGAATGTttagcttgataagctgttgttagaatgtatttaatattactttctacaccaggatgcttttctacgcagctgacggctggtaactgtgcaggggcgggtctagcaaagtttagccaggggggccgatagggcatgaacagggaaaagggggacacaaagacatacttttctttcttattctcatttaaaatatctagcttttaataaataattatccgaatcttacacccaaagttttaatctgatgtaaaatgtataggagtccattactgtatatagtaactattaagtcaaATTTATAACCTACTAAGCTAtattactttttcctttgggaaggtaccatctgtgcagtctgcagttctgttgaagaaagatgttgaatctattgaattattcttgaaaaataattgatctctgtgcatt
This window contains:
- the LOC134629593 gene encoding NACHT, LRR and PYD domains-containing protein 3-like isoform X1, producing the protein MTSVDLLDILEELRGKEFDDFKWFLQQDSCLEGLPSIKACQLEKAERRDTVSLMVQIYRLPGAVEVTRKVLERLSRNDLLQSLSSLAHTPAPLPHPEDVVVPVPEPRPIKFFQQMLQSNFQDKFMCAQEGWAEDKQRLVDIYTELYITAGYDVHINTQHEVRQIEKVWKPAEPEKPIRPTDMFKHPSGDYRPIKTVMTNGIAGIGKTFLVHKFVLDWAEQRSNQDVHLIFPFTFRQLNPLKGEKFSLAELIHECIPETVGIPQEALNYIFTDVQSSGITNYDKSKFKLLFVFDGLDESRLHLDLHSEDIRSVDVTKATKTDVLLRKLINGKLLRSARIWVTTRPAAANQIPREFISSTTEVRGFTDPQKEEYFKKRFKGKEQADKLISHIETSRSLHIMCHIPVFCWITATVLEDVLKTREGGELPKTLTEMYAEFLVFQIDRTKEKYGPEKSIQYIKSLAKLGFEQLQKGNLIFYEKDLRESGIDFSEASVCSGVFTEIFKEDRGRKGKDKMFSFVHLSVQEFLAALYVRMSLINSNKNVMLSPPLSLKNLRLLFSKISSKKINKISIDRALQSSNGHLDLFLRFLLGLSLQTNQDKLQSLLKKTDCRSKTNQKTIQYIKEKLSENLSPERNINLLHCLNELNDRSLIEEIQQYLSSGSLSTYELSPAQWAALVFILLSSEEDLHVFDLKKYSASASEEAFLRLLPVVKASTKALLSGCNLSERSCEALSSVLSSQSSNLRELDLSNNNLQGLGLKLLSAILETPHCTLQSLRLNQTNLTEKCCQDFSLFLNSQFSSLRDLDLSNNDLKDSGVRLLSAGMVHHHCNLQTLRLNQTGLTEKCCRQLSLVLSSQVLSLRILDVSNNDLHDLGVKLLSAGLKDSDCGLETLKLSGCQITEEGCTSLASSLNSNPSHLRELDLSYNHPGDSGVKLLSAGLKDPQWKLETLWLEHCGEQRLRPGLKKYFCALVPDTNTLHRNLKLSDNNRKLTRVMEEQPYPFHSERFHSFVQMVCTSGLTGRCYWEVEWEGMIDIAVSYRENRNTFQRVRFGDNNYSWSLRCSYVGCYAMHNNRGARVSSSSVLDRIAVYVDWPAGMLSFYRVSSDSLIHLHTFNTTFTEPVYPGFWLSNHSSVSLCSL
- the LOC134629593 gene encoding NACHT, LRR and PYD domains-containing protein 3-like isoform X2 gives rise to the protein MTSVDLLDILEELRGKEFDDFKWFLQQDSCLEGLPSIKACQLEKAERRDTVSLMVQIYRLPGAVEVTRKVLERLSRNDLLQSLSSLAHTPAPLPHPEDVVVPVPEPRPIKFFQQMLQSNFQDKFMCAQEGWAEDKQRLVDIYTELYITAGYDVHINTQHEVRQIEKVWKPAEPEKPIRPTDMFKHPSGDYRPIKTVMTNGIAGIGKTFLVHKFVLDWAEQRSNQDVHLIFPFTFRQLNPLKGEKFSLAELIHECIPETVGIPQEALNYIFTDVQSSGITNYDKSKFKLLFVFDGLDESRLHLDLHSEDIRSVDVTKATKTDVLLRKLINGKLLRSARIWVTTRPAAANQIPREFISSTTEVRGFTDPQKEEYFKKRFKGKEQADKLISHIETSRSLHIMCHIPVFCWITATVLEDVLKTREGGELPKTLTEMYAEFLVFQIDRTKEKYGPEKSIQYIKSLAKLGFEQLQKGNLIFYEKDLRESGIDFSEASVCSGVFTEIFKEDRGRKGKDKMFSFVHLSVQEFLAALYVRMSLINSNKNVMLSPPLSLKNLRLLFSKISSKKINKISIDRALQSSNGHLDLFLRFLLGLSLQTNQDKLQSLLKKTDCRSKTNQKTIQYIKEKLSENLSPERNINLLHCLNELNDRSLIEEIQQYLSSGSLSTYELSPAQWAALVFILLSSEEDLHVFDLKKYSASASEEAFLRLLPVVKASTKALLSGCNLSERSCEALSSVLSSQSSNLRELDLSNNNLQGLGLKLLSAILETPHCTLQSLRLNQTNLTEKCCQDFSLFLNSQFSSLRDLDLSNNDLKDSGVRLLSAGMVHHHCNLQTLRLNQTGLTEKCCRQLSLVLSSQVLSLRILDVSNNDLHDLGVKLLSAGLKDSDCGLETLKVQCLHTRLLYGTENISDTTWNSTCYH